One genomic segment of Pleurodeles waltl isolate 20211129_DDA chromosome 11, aPleWal1.hap1.20221129, whole genome shotgun sequence includes these proteins:
- the NKX3-1 gene encoding homeobox protein Nkx-3.1 yields MTTREARLTMSAPTRPLTSFLIQDILSYRPPATETGPTARRPPQRQSEPGCRDSNCTTPGEGTTNHEKRAHGESHLLDCDSPQPSLQDSRKSPKQQKRSRAAFSHTQVIELERKFSHQKYLSAPERAHLAKSLKLTETQVKIWFQNRRYKTKRKQLASDLGELDKNSALPVLSRDEDLARASLMSLYQSYQCYPYLCYLSGWQPPFW; encoded by the exons ATGACCACAAGAGAAGCTCGCCTCACCATGTCTGCCCCCACCAGGccgctcacctccttcctcatccaGGACATCCTGTCCTACCGGCCCCCCGCGACCGAGACGGGGCCTACAGCCCGCCGTCCGCCTCAGCGGCAGTCCGAGCCCGGCTGCAGGGACAGCAACTGCACGACCCCGGGAGAGGGAACTACGAACCACGAGAAAC GTGCCCATGGAGAGTCCCATCTGTTGGACTGTGACTCCCCTCAACCCTCCCTACAGGACAGCAGGAAGAGCCCTAAACAGCAGAAGCGATCAAGAGCTGCCTTCTCTCACACCCAGGTCATCGAACTGGAGAGAAAGTTCAGCCACCAGAAGTACTTGTCGGCCCCAGAGAGGGCTCACCTGgccaagagcctgaagctcaccgaGACGCAGGTGAAGATCTGGTTCCAGAATCGGCGGTACAAGACCAAGCGAAAGCAGCTGGCTTCAGACCTGGGTGAACTAGACAAGAACTCAGCGCTCCCTGTCCTCAGCAGGGATGAGGACCTCGCCCGGGCCTCCCTTATGTCGCTCTACCAGAGCTACCAGTGCTACCCATACCTGTGCTACCTCAGTGGctggcagccaccattttggtAA